The genomic window GCTCAGCCGGACGCTGGTGGACAGCCTGGTGCGCGGGCACGCGAAAAACTGCCCTTCTCCCCTGCCCGCCGCGCCCCCGCCGCCTTCGCTCGCGCCGCTGCACGACGCCGGCATCGCCACCGTGAGTGAGGCTGAGTTCACCGCCTGCCTCGCGCAGCACGCCGAGCACCGCCAGTTCCTGCGGGCGATGGTGGAAGAAGGGCTGTGGAGCTGGGCGCAGGTGGCGCGGACGGCTGGGGAAGGAGCCGCCTGAACCACCACCGCCTTCTTCGCGGGCTTCCTCGCGCTCTACGTCATCGGGATTCTGAGCGAGGGGGCGGCGTAAGCAGCCGCTCGGCCAGCGCCGCCTGCTCTTCTGCGCTGAAGCCGTAGGCGGCGAGATAAGCGCCCACTCCGCCCCACTGTTCATCCAGATGGCCCAGCGCCGCGAGGATGTCTTCTGTCCGAGTGTGGGAAAAAGGCTCCAGCGCCGCCCACTGCTCGGGCGTTTTATGCTTCCGCCGAGCAGCGTAGAAATCAGTCAATTCTTCCCCCGTTTGGGCGTAGTCCTCCGCAATCTGCTCCTGCGTCAGGCCCGCGAGTTCTCCGCACAGCGCCGTGATCAGGCCGGTGCGGTCCTTACCCGCGTGACAGTGGATGAGAACCGCGCCGGGAGGCGCGTCCAGCACGGCGCCAAGGATGGTCACGATGGAGTTGGCGGCGTGGTCCAGATGGGTGCGGTAGAGGTCGGCGTTCGTCCGAGCAACGGCGGTGGCCTCGTTCATGGCCCGCACCCGCCAGGGCAGCAGCGGCAGGTTGAGGTACTCGGCCTGACCGAGCAAAGGCGGCGCGTCCACCAACCGTTCGCGGCGGTCGCGCAGGTCAATGATGCGGCCCAGCCCCAGCGTGAGCAGTTCGGCACGGCCTCGTTCACTCAGAAAACTGAGATTGGCCGAGCGCCACAGCCCCGGCAGCGGGCGGCGAAAGTTGAGGGCTCCGTCAGGCGAGGTCACGGCAGACAAAGGGGCAGAAGGCACCCGCGCAGGATGCCCTGTTACCGCCTTGCTCCGGGGTGGGGCGAACCGCTGTGATGGCCGCCGTTTTCGGGTAGGTTGGTTTCCACAGAGAAAACGGAATTCTTGCCCCTCAATGGGGGTACAAGTCCTGCGATTTCGCGAGGATTCCAGCGCCCGGCTGACTCCCCACGAAGCGCCTGCTCCATGAGGGAAAAATCGCTGTTTTTCTTCGTCTTTTCCGGTAAACTGGGGGCAGTTGAGGAGAGCCGTTTTATTACGTGATTAACATAATGTGGTAGACTGGTTCTATCCCCCGGCGAGTGCCGGGACCTCTCACCTTTTTCCCGGCTGCGGACTGAGCTTTTCCGCGCCGCCCCGATTGGAGTGCCATGACCGGAATTCAACCTGTTGACATCACCAGCGAAGTCAAGACCAATTTCATCAACTACGCGATGAACGTCATCGTGGACCGCGCGCTGCCCGACGTGCGCGACGGCATGAAGCCGGTGCAGCGCCGCATCATGTACGCGATGCTGCAAGAAGGCCTTGCCAGCAACGTCAAACACGCCAAGTCCGCCAGCGTGGTGGGCGAAGTGATGAAGCGTTACCACCCCCACGGCGACAGCTCCATCTACGACGCGATGGTCAGGCTCGGGCAGTGGTGGAACA from Deinococcus radiodurans R1 = ATCC 13939 = DSM 20539 includes these protein-coding regions:
- a CDS encoding tyrosine-protein phosphatase; the protein is MPSAPLSAVTSPDGALNFRRPLPGLWRSANLSFLSERGRAELLTLGLGRIIDLRDRRERLVDAPPLLGQAEYLNLPLLPWRVRAMNEATAVARTNADLYRTHLDHAANSIVTILGAVLDAPPGAVLIHCHAGKDRTGLITALCGELAGLTQEQIAEDYAQTGEELTDFYAARRKHKTPEQWAALEPFSHTRTEDILAALGHLDEQWGGVGAYLAAYGFSAEEQAALAERLLTPPPRSESR